DNA from Dokdonella koreensis DS-123:
CTGGCGGCCCTCGCCGGCTGCAGCGGCAAGGCCGACGGCCTGACCGACGCCGAGCTGTCCAAGCTGCTGCATACCGAAGGACAGCCCGACTACCGCGTCGACGCCGACGCCGTGAACTGCCTGCGCGCGTGGTCCGGCGACGGCCAGCTGCAGAGCGGCCTGCCCGAGGCCTATCTGGGCGACCACAAGGACGAGTGCCGCCGCACCGTGCAGGGCTGGCTGAACGACGCGACGCGCAACCCGCAGCAGCTGTTGTTCACCGACCTGGCCAAGTCCAAGCCGACGGAGCGGGCCATGAAGCTGCTGGCCGCCCTGCCGGCGCTGCCCGCTGCCGAACAGCCGGCCGTCGCGCCACCGCCGCCGCCCGTGGCCGCACCGGCGGCGCCGGTCAACACGTTCGAACCGGTCGGCGAGACCACCGAGCAGCGCTTCAACAGCTCGGCGGAGGAACTCGATCACCTCTGCCAGCAGGCGCGCCAGATCATCGAACGCAGCCAGCTCAACAACGCCGACCTGACACGCCGGGTCAACGAGTGCGTGACCGGTGCCGGCGAGATCCGGGCGCAGATGAGCGCCGAGACCGCCAACAACAGCGGCTTCGGCAAGTCCGCGCTGGCCAAGTCCTCGCAGATGGCCGTGCGCAGCGCCCAGGTGCTGCTCAACGAGGTGCAGCGGGCCGCAGACGCCAAGCGGTGAGCGCCGGCGGCGGCGTCGAAGCACCGCTGCCGGTCCTGTACAGCGACGATCACCTGCTGGCCGTCGACAAGCCGGCCGCGCTGGCGGTCCATCGCAGCCGGCTGGTCGGCAGCGACAGCGACTACCTGATCGATCGCCTGCGCGCGCAGGCGGGCGGTCCGGTGCAGCTGGTCCATCGGCTCGACCGCGCGACCAGCGGCATCGTGCTGGTCGCGCGCAATGCCGAGATCGCCGCGGACCTGGGGCGCCAGCTGATGGCGCGCTCCGTGGAAAAGCGGTATCTGGCCGTCTGCCGCGGCTGGCCGGAAACGACCGGCCAGGTCGACTATCCGCTGCCCGGTGTTCGCGAATCGGGCCCGCGCAAGCCGGCGCTGACGCGCTGGCAGCGCCTGGCCACCGTCGAGGTGCCGATCGCGATCAGCCGCTATCCGTGCCAGCGCTACGCGCTGGTGGAGATCGTCCCGGAAACCGGCCGCTACCGGCAGATCCGCCGCCACTTCTCGCACATCCATCACCCGCTGATCGGCGACACCAGCCACGGCCGCGGCGAACACAACCGGCTGTTCCGCGAACACTTCCAGTCGCACCGCCTCCTGCTGCACGCCTGGCGGCTGCGGCTGCGCCACCCGGTGGGCGGACACCCGCTCGAGCTGCACGCCCCGCTCGATGCCGGCTGGCTGCGCCTGCTGGACCGTTTCGGCTGGCCGTCGCCGGACACGTCCGGGCAGGCCGACGCCGGTGCCGACCCGCGATAGACCGCGGCCGCCCGGCCGGACCAGGACGCTCGACGCCACCTGCTAGAATCGGCCGATGCCTTCCTTCGACATCGTTTCCGAGATCAACGAGCACGAGCTGACCAATGCCGTCGACCAGGCCAATCGCGAGATCGGCCAGCGCTTCGACTTCAAGGGCAGCGATGCCAGCTTCGAGCTCGATGCGAGCGTGGTCACGCTTTCGGCGCCGGTCGAGTTCCAGCTCAAGCAGATGCTCGACATCCTCAAGGTCCGCCTGGCCGGCCGCGGCATCGACATCCGCTGCGCCGAGATCGCCGACCCGGAATCCAACCTCAGCCGTGCGCGCCAGCGCGTGACGCTCAAGCAGGGCATCGACCAGCCGCTGGCCAAGGACATCGTCAAGCGGCTGAAGGAGTCCGGCCTCAAGGTGCAGGCGCAGATCAACGGCGAGAAGCTGCGCGTCAACGGCAAGAAGCGCGACGACCTGCAGGCGGCGATCGCCTTCCTGCGCGCGGCCGACATCGCGATGCCGCTGCAGTTCGACAACTTCCGCGACTAGAGCGAACCGGCACCGGGGAGCCCATGCTCGATATCGACGGACGCATCCGGATCGGTGATGACGAACTGGTCGAGAGCTTCGTCCGCGCGGGCGGGCCCGGCGGCCAGAACGTCAACAAGGTCGCCAGCGCGGTGGAGCTGCGCTTCGACGTCGCCCGCTCGCCGTCGCTGCCCGATCCGGTCCGCGAGCGCCTGCTGGCGCGCCGCGACCGCCGGATGACGGCCGACGGCGTGCTGGTGATCCAGGCCAGCCGCTTCCGCGACCAGTCCAAGAACCGCGAGGATGCGCGTGCGCGCCTGGCCGAGCTGGTGCGCGCCGCGCTGCACGTCCCCAAGCCGCGCATCGCCACCCGGCCCAGCCGTGCCGCCAAGGAGCGCCGCATCGAGGCCAAGAAATCGCGCGGCACGATCAAGCAGGGGCGCGGACGCCGCGACTGGGGCGGGGAGTGACCGCACCTGCCTGGCCGGCGATGCCGCCGTCGGCGCCGCAGCATGCACCCGGGCCCGGCCGGCGCCTGGCGCGCTGGCTGCTCGAACGCGCCGGCTGGCGCGTGACCGGCACGCTGCCCGACCTTCCGAAGCTGGTCCTGATCGGCGCGCCGCATTCGTCCTGGTGGGACGGCATCTGGGGCCTACTGGCGAAGGTCGCGCTGGGCGCCGACATCGGCTTCATGGTCAAGCGCGAGCTGTTCTTCTTCCCGCTCGGCACCGTGCTGCGCCGTCTCGGCGGCATTCCGATCGAGCGCAGCGCGACCCACGGCATCGTCGATGAAACCGCCGCACGCTTCCGGCGCAGCGAGCGGTTCTGGCTCGGCATCACGCCGGAGGGCACGCGCAAGCGCGTGACGCGCTGGAAGACCGGCTTCTGGCACATCGCGCGCAAGGCCGGCGTGCCGATCCTGCCGATCTACTTCCACTATCCGGACAAGACGATCGGCATCGGCGCCCCGTTCGTGCCGAGCGACGACCTCGATGCCGACCTGACGCGCCTGCGCGCGTTCTACGCGCCCTGGCGGGGCCGTCATCGCGGCACCGAGTGACCCGCCTGCGCGGACCGGATCATCGCATTCGCGTGCGGGCCTGATGCACAGCAGCATCGAATCTGCTTGACCGACATAAACCAACGGGTTTAGTTTCGGTCGGGCCACGGCGGGGCACTGTGCCGTGGCCCGACCAAATTGGGGTGCCATCGTGGGCCAGCTGTCGCCAGCCCTGCCGCGATCCGCAGCACATCCCTGTGCGCGGCATCGGCGGTCCTCCCAGCGTGTCGCCGCCGCGACCCGCCCGCCCGGCCTTGCCGGTGCCCGCCTCCCGATCGTCTCGCCCGCGTCCGCCGCGCAGCGACGCCTTCCCGTCTCCTGGAGTTGACCGGCCATGCTGCAGCCCGGACCGATCCTGTTGCGCATTCTCCTGGCCACCGCCGCCGTGGCCGGCGCGGGCTTGGCGCTGCTGGCGCCGCTGCCGCTGCCGGCGCAGCAGTCGCGCGACCAGCTGGCCGACATGCTGCCGGCGACCAACCTCTCCGGCGAGGGAAAGCCGATCGGCGACGCCCCGCCGGGATTCGCCTACGCCGCGGTGGCGCACAATCCCGCCGCGCCGGATGCCAAGGCGGTCGGCGAGCAAGTCTGCACCGCCTGCCATGCGCTCGAGAACGATCATTTCAGCCACACGCTGCACGCGCTCGGCCTGCGCGCCGCCGCGGCCGCCACGCCCGGCGCGCCCGTCTGCGAGGCCTGCCACGGCCCGGGTTCCGCGCATGCGGCGCAGCCCCCCGAGAAGGGACTGATCATCGGCTTCACCCACGGCGCCGGCACGCCGATCGAGGTGCAGACGCAGACTTGCCTGGCCTGCCACCAGGGCGGCGCCCGCGACCACTGGCTCGGCTCGGTGCACCAGCGCAACGGGCTGTCCTGCAGCGACTGCCACAATCCGATGGGACGGGTCTCGCCGGAAGGCTCGATGGCGCGCACGTCGATCAACGAAACCTGTGCGCAATGCCACCGCGACATCCGCGCCCAGTTCGACCGGCGCTCGCACATGCCGCTGCCCGAAGGGCAGATGACCTGCGCCGACTGCCACAACCCGCACGGCTCGCTGACCAATCCGCTGCTGAAGACCAACAGCGTCAACGAGACCTGCTACCAGTGCCACGCCGAGAAGCGCGGCCCGTTCCTGTTCGAGCACGCCCCGGTCCGCGGCAGCTGCCTCAACTGCCACACGCCGCACGGATCGAACCAGCTGAGCCTGCTGGTGGCGCCGGTGCCGTTCCTGTGCCAGCAGTGCCATTCGCACCTGCGCCATCCCAACGACCTGCAGACGCCGCAGTCGCTCGCCGGCGGACCGCATCCGGACGAGCGGATCATGGGACGCGGCTGCATCACCTGCCACGCGCAGATCCACGGATCGAACAACCCCTCCGGTCCACGGCTGCACAAGTAGGAGGCCTGCCATGCGCATCCCGTCGCGGAACCCGACCTGCTGCCTCGCCCTGGCGGTGGCCGCCGCCCTGTCCGCGCCCGCCGCGGCCGACAGCGGCGTCGGGGTGGACCTGTGGATCGCCAACAAGTTCGACCCCAGCGCCGGCGCCGCCGCCGATCCGAAGGATCCGCGCGGCACCACATGGCTGCGCCCCGGCGAGAAGCGCACGCCGACCGGCACGCTGTACGCCTGTCCGGCCGAGCCGCCGGTGCTCGACGGCAGCGGTGCCTGGCAGCAGTACGACTCCTCGATCCAGTTCGGCTACTTCACCATCGGCGGCGACGACAAGAGCGCGCTGTGGCGCCGCTACGCCGGCTGGGACGACGGCTTCGTCCTCGGCCTGCTGGAACTGCACTTCGTGCGACCGTCCGACGGCAGCTACATCGACGTGCGCGCCAGCCACATCAGCGAGCACGACCAGTACATCAAGGGCACGGTCGGCCGCGCCGGCAGCTACAAGATCGAGGCGTACGCCCGCTCGACGCAGAACGTGGTCAGCGGCAACGCACGCTCGATCTGGGACGGCGTGGGCAGCAACAACCTGACCCTCGCCGGCGGCCTGGTTCCCGGCGCCAGCACCCCGGCCCAGGTCGCGGCCGTGTCCGCCGCCGCGCCCGAGCGCGTGCTGCAGGTCAACCGCGACAAGCAGGGCCTCGGGATCAACTACTTCTTCGATCCGCGCTGGACCGGCTACTTCAACGTCACCGACGAGCAGCGCGAGGGCACGCGGCCGTTCGGCGGACCGTTCTTCTTCAACTTCGCGTTCGCCGACAACGGCGGCATCTTCGAGACGATCCGGCCGATCGACGACAGCACCGTCAACACCAATGCCGGCATCCGCTTCGTCGGCAACCGCTGGCGCATGGACATCGGCTACTCGGGGTCGTTCTACCGCGACCGCTACCGCAGCTTCACCTACGAGCAGCCCTATGCGCTGTGGAACGTGGTGACCGGCCCGGGCGTACGCAGTTCGCAGCTGACCCAGGGCCAGTTCTCGACCGAGCCCGACAACGACTACCACAGCCTGCGCGCCACCCTGAGCCGCAGCCTGCCGATGAACGGCCAGTTCTCGGTCACCGCCTCGGGCGCGAGCATGCGCCAGGACGACGATCTGCTGGCGCCGATCAATTGCACGGGCACCTTCGGCATCGACCTCGTCGGCAACGGCCAGGTCGGCCCGACCAACCCGTTCCTGTACGCGTGCGCCGACTGGAACACGCCGGCGTCGCTGTCGCGCCGGTCGGCCGACATGCGCATCGACACCACCCTGGTCGACGCGCGCGTCGTGCTGCAGCCGACCGCCGACCTGACCTGGCGCGGCGGCCTGCGCTTCTATCGCGAGGACTACCGCAACACCTACCTCGCCTACAACCCGCTGACCGGCGAATACGGCTACGTCGCCGAGAACGGCTCGCAGGGAACCGTCGTGCCGGGCGAGGTCGGCATCTGGAACCCGGTCACCGGGGCGTCGATCCTGACGCGCGTGATGAGCCTGCCGCTCGATACGCAGACGACCGAGGCCAACATCGGGGCGGACTGGCGGCTGTCGGCACGCGACAGCCTGGGCGCCACCTTCAGCTTCACGCGCAACGAGCCTTCGCACCGCGAACGCAGCCAGGTCGACGACAGCACGGTCAAGCTCAACTGGACCAACCGCGCACTCGGCTGGCTGACGCTGCGCGCCAACTACGTCTACCTGCGCCGGTCCGGTGACCGCTACGACTACGATCCCTATGCGTTCACGTTCTCCGAGCACCTGCCCGGCTTCGTGGAACCGGAAGGCGGCCTGCCGGCGCACACGGTCGATGCGCTGCGCAAGTACGACATGGCCAGCCGCGACCAGAACAAGATCGACCTGATGGCCACCGTGATGCCGCGCGAGGACATGAGCTTCACCGCCTCGCTGCGCGGCGACTGGAACGACTACGACGCGAAGCTGGGCCGGCAGAAGCTCGACACGCTCGGCGCGACGCTGCAATGGGAATGGCAGCCCTCACCGCGCACCAACGCCAGCCTGTTCTACGCCTACGACCGGTCCAAGCTCGGCATCGCCAACGTCAACGAGGACGGCGCGGCGGCACAGACCGATCCGGTGCTCGGCGGCGCCACCTATCCCGAAGCCGGCCGCTGGTGGGTCGACGACAAACAGCGCAACCACAGCATGGGCGCGGTCTTCGTGCACGACTTCCGCCGGTTCAAGGTGGACGCCGCCTGGAACTGGCTGTGGTCGCGCGGGCTGACCCACTACCGCTTCGCGTCGGAACTGGCGCTGGCCTGGCCGGACGTGGCCGCCTACACCGGCAACGCCTTCCCGACGATGAAGTACAAGCTCAACTCGCTGACGCTGGGCGTGACGATGCCGATCAACGAGCAGGTGTCGCTGCGCCTGTTCGACTACTACGAGCGGGGCCGCGTCAGCGACTGGCACTACCTCGGCTTCGACGAGGCCCGGGTCATCGACCATCGCGTCTACAGCGACGGCGGCCCGGAGGACTACGACGCGAACCTGGTCGGCCTGCTGCTGACGATCAGACTGTGAGGGCGCGATGAAGACGCTGGGACTGTTCGCATTCCAAGGCCTCGCGCTGGCCCTGCTCGGCAGCGCTCCGGCGGCCCGTGCGGCCGACTACGTCGACCTGCGCCGGATCGAGCCGGTGCAGGGCGATGCCGCCGCGGGCGCCGAGAAGGCCGCCACCTTGTGCTTCACCTGCCACGGCGCGAACGGCGTCTCGCCGGTACCGCTGTTCCCGAACCTGGCCGGGCAGCATGCCGACTATCTCTACCAGGAACTGCTGCGCTACAAGAGCGGAACCCTGCCCGAGTCGCCGATGACGGCGCTGGTGCAGCCGCTCGAGGATGCCGACCTGCGCAACCTCGCCGTGCACTACGCCGGCCTGGCGCTGGACGTACCGCCACCCGCGGCGGCAGCCGAGCCGGCGATCCTCGACCGCGGCGGCACGCTGTACCGGGACGGCGACCCGGCGCGCGGCGTACCCCCGTGCCAGGGTTGCCACGGCGCCGATGCCAAGGGCCATGTACTGGCCGCGTCCGAGGCCTCCCGCGATACGCAGTACCGGACCTATCCGCTGCTCTACGGCCAGCAGGCGCAGTACGTGGCGACCCGGCTGCGCGACTATCGCAGCGGCAAGCTGGTGCACACCAGCAACGATTTCATCATGCGCGACGTCGCCAGCCGGCTGGACGACGCCTCGATCGACGCGATCGCCGCCTGGCTGGCGGCGCTGCCGGCCCCGCGCTGACCGACCGCCCGGCCACGCTCGGCCGGTGGATCACGCTCAGGAGCGCAGGCCGGTCCCGGTGCGCAACAGCCACAGGCCGAGTGCGGTCAGCCCCACCGTGAAACCGATCATCAGCGCGTAGGCGATGCCGAGCGGCACGTCGCTCTCGCCGAGCAGGCCGTAGCGGAACGCGTTGACCATGTAGAAGATCGGGTTGGCGTACGTGAGCGTCTGCGCCCATTCCGGCAGCAGCTTGACCGAGTAGAACACGCCGCCGAGGTAGGTCAGCGGGGTCAGGATGAAGGTCGGAACGATCGCGATGTCGTCGAACTTCTTGGCGTAGACCGCATTGACGAAGCCGGCCAGCGAGAAGATCGTCGCGCCGAGCACGACGGTCGAGAGCGTGACCAGCGGGTGCGGCATGCGCACGTGCGTGAACAGCATCGCGATGCCCAGCACGATCACGCCGACCATCAGGCCGCGCACCACCGCGCCGACCACGTAGCCGGACAGGATCACGATGTTGGGCATCGGGCTGACCAGCAGCTCCTCGACGTGGCGGCCGAACTTGGCGCCGAAGAAGCTCGAGGAGATGTTGCCGTAGCTGTTCTGGATGATCGACATCATGACCAGGCCCGGCACGATGAAGTCCATGTAGTCGTGGCCGCCCATGTCGCCGATGCGGCTGCCGATCAGGCTGCCGAAGATCAGGAAGTACAGCGTCATCGTGATCGCCGG
Protein-coding regions in this window:
- a CDS encoding pseudouridine synthase, coding for MSAGGGVEAPLPVLYSDDHLLAVDKPAALAVHRSRLVGSDSDYLIDRLRAQAGGPVQLVHRLDRATSGIVLVARNAEIAADLGRQLMARSVEKRYLAVCRGWPETTGQVDYPLPGVRESGPRKPALTRWQRLATVEVPIAISRYPCQRYALVEIVPETGRYRQIRRHFSHIHHPLIGDTSHGRGEHNRLFREHFQSHRLLLHAWRLRLRHPVGGHPLELHAPLDAGWLRLLDRFGWPSPDTSGQADAGADPR
- a CDS encoding YajQ family cyclic di-GMP-binding protein, translated to MPSFDIVSEINEHELTNAVDQANREIGQRFDFKGSDASFELDASVVTLSAPVEFQLKQMLDILKVRLAGRGIDIRCAEIADPESNLSRARQRVTLKQGIDQPLAKDIVKRLKESGLKVQAQINGEKLRVNGKKRDDLQAAIAFLRAADIAMPLQFDNFRD
- the arfB gene encoding alternative ribosome rescue aminoacyl-tRNA hydrolase ArfB → MLDIDGRIRIGDDELVESFVRAGGPGGQNVNKVASAVELRFDVARSPSLPDPVRERLLARRDRRMTADGVLVIQASRFRDQSKNREDARARLAELVRAALHVPKPRIATRPSRAAKERRIEAKKSRGTIKQGRGRRDWGGE
- a CDS encoding lysophospholipid acyltransferase family protein; this encodes MPPSAPQHAPGPGRRLARWLLERAGWRVTGTLPDLPKLVLIGAPHSSWWDGIWGLLAKVALGADIGFMVKRELFFFPLGTVLRRLGGIPIERSATHGIVDETAARFRRSERFWLGITPEGTRKRVTRWKTGFWHIARKAGVPILPIYFHYPDKTIGIGAPFVPSDDLDADLTRLRAFYAPWRGRHRGTE
- a CDS encoding DmsE family decaheme c-type cytochrome — its product is MLQPGPILLRILLATAAVAGAGLALLAPLPLPAQQSRDQLADMLPATNLSGEGKPIGDAPPGFAYAAVAHNPAAPDAKAVGEQVCTACHALENDHFSHTLHALGLRAAAAATPGAPVCEACHGPGSAHAAQPPEKGLIIGFTHGAGTPIEVQTQTCLACHQGGARDHWLGSVHQRNGLSCSDCHNPMGRVSPEGSMARTSINETCAQCHRDIRAQFDRRSHMPLPEGQMTCADCHNPHGSLTNPLLKTNSVNETCYQCHAEKRGPFLFEHAPVRGSCLNCHTPHGSNQLSLLVAPVPFLCQQCHSHLRHPNDLQTPQSLAGGPHPDERIMGRGCITCHAQIHGSNNPSGPRLHK
- a CDS encoding MtrB/PioB family outer membrane beta-barrel protein, with translation MRIPSRNPTCCLALAVAAALSAPAAADSGVGVDLWIANKFDPSAGAAADPKDPRGTTWLRPGEKRTPTGTLYACPAEPPVLDGSGAWQQYDSSIQFGYFTIGGDDKSALWRRYAGWDDGFVLGLLELHFVRPSDGSYIDVRASHISEHDQYIKGTVGRAGSYKIEAYARSTQNVVSGNARSIWDGVGSNNLTLAGGLVPGASTPAQVAAVSAAAPERVLQVNRDKQGLGINYFFDPRWTGYFNVTDEQREGTRPFGGPFFFNFAFADNGGIFETIRPIDDSTVNTNAGIRFVGNRWRMDIGYSGSFYRDRYRSFTYEQPYALWNVVTGPGVRSSQLTQGQFSTEPDNDYHSLRATLSRSLPMNGQFSVTASGASMRQDDDLLAPINCTGTFGIDLVGNGQVGPTNPFLYACADWNTPASLSRRSADMRIDTTLVDARVVLQPTADLTWRGGLRFYREDYRNTYLAYNPLTGEYGYVAENGSQGTVVPGEVGIWNPVTGASILTRVMSLPLDTQTTEANIGADWRLSARDSLGATFSFTRNEPSHRERSQVDDSTVKLNWTNRALGWLTLRANYVYLRRSGDRYDYDPYAFTFSEHLPGFVEPEGGLPAHTVDALRKYDMASRDQNKIDLMATVMPREDMSFTASLRGDWNDYDAKLGRQKLDTLGATLQWEWQPSPRTNASLFYAYDRSKLGIANVNEDGAAAQTDPVLGGATYPEAGRWWVDDKQRNHSMGAVFVHDFRRFKVDAAWNWLWSRGLTHYRFASELALAWPDVAAYTGNAFPTMKYKLNSLTLGVTMPINEQVSLRLFDYYERGRVSDWHYLGFDEARVIDHRVYSDGGPEDYDANLVGLLLTIRL
- a CDS encoding c-type cytochrome, coding for MKTLGLFAFQGLALALLGSAPAARAADYVDLRRIEPVQGDAAAGAEKAATLCFTCHGANGVSPVPLFPNLAGQHADYLYQELLRYKSGTLPESPMTALVQPLEDADLRNLAVHYAGLALDVPPPAAAAEPAILDRGGTLYRDGDPARGVPPCQGCHGADAKGHVLAASEASRDTQYRTYPLLYGQQAQYVATRLRDYRSGKLVHTSNDFIMRDVASRLDDASIDAIAAWLAALPAPR
- a CDS encoding ABC transporter permease, with the protein product MSTPSTHPNLVAFLTIVRREVMRILRIWGQTLVPPAITMTLYFLIFGSLIGSRIGDMGGHDYMDFIVPGLVMMSIIQNSYGNISSSFFGAKFGRHVEELLVSPMPNIVILSGYVVGAVVRGLMVGVIVLGIAMLFTHVRMPHPLVTLSTVVLGATIFSLAGFVNAVYAKKFDDIAIVPTFILTPLTYLGGVFYSVKLLPEWAQTLTYANPIFYMVNAFRYGLLGESDVPLGIAYALMIGFTVGLTALGLWLLRTGTGLRS